Proteins encoded together in one Chitinophaga sp. LS1 window:
- a CDS encoding Maf family protein produces the protein MYTGKRVILGSQSPRRKQLLEQAGIPFEVKVVETAETFPADMHIPDIPVYIARQKAVAVAPLCQADDIIITADTVVVLDETIIGKPKDREDAIRILSALSGREHRVITGVIILRNGEEDAFSKETAVHFKPLTTEQITYYVDHFKPYDKAGAYAIQEWIGAVGIDRIDGCFYNVMGLPVSNVVERL, from the coding sequence ATGTATACAGGCAAACGTGTCATACTGGGTTCTCAGTCACCCCGGCGCAAACAGCTGCTGGAGCAGGCAGGTATTCCCTTTGAAGTGAAAGTGGTAGAGACGGCAGAGACTTTTCCTGCCGATATGCACATCCCGGATATTCCCGTTTACATTGCGCGTCAGAAGGCTGTAGCCGTAGCACCTTTGTGCCAGGCAGACGATATCATTATTACTGCTGATACAGTCGTAGTTCTGGACGAAACTATTATCGGAAAGCCAAAGGACAGGGAAGATGCGATCCGTATACTGAGTGCACTCAGTGGCAGGGAGCACCGTGTAATAACAGGGGTGATTATACTTCGCAACGGGGAGGAAGACGCTTTTTCAAAAGAAACAGCGGTACACTTCAAGCCATTGACGACTGAGCAGATCACGTATTATGTAGATCACTTTAAACCCTATGACAAGGCCGGTGCTTATGCGATACAGGAATGGATTGGTGCGGTAGGTATTGACAGAATTGATGGCTGTTTTTACAACGTGATGGGATTGCCTGTAAGCAATGTCGTAGAAAGATTATAA
- a CDS encoding carboxy terminal-processing peptidase, with the protein MRRMKVIIPVVLITISMGVLAFSKLRKEDPPGKNEVIIGLVGQILKDGHYQPKAIDDKFSKEVFDKFLKNLDSEKKFFLKSDIENLKPLSTHIDNELMGEPLDCFNAINDQIKKRVAEAAALYPEILAKPFDFTKEEKVTLDPDKVDYPADEAARKEAWRKVLKYRTLEKYSELVEARDKQDKKDTAKAKTDVQLEADARAKVKQVYDRYFDRLKNRQDDNERFSTYVNSITATMDPHTDFFPPDEKRAFEEQMAGKFFGIGAQLREEDGKIRIVSIVTGSPSWKEGNLKANDVILKVAQGDKEPLDITGYAVEDAVKVIRGEKGTVVKLTVKSVDGTVKDVSIVRDEIVLDETFAKSAIIGGQHKIGYIYLPEFYADFQDRNGARCAEDVAKEITKLKAENVEGIILDLRFNGGGSLQDVVQMAGLFIPDGPIVQVKSRTGDPMVLRDRDKSVQYGGPLAIMVNEYSASASEIMAAAMQDYKRAVIIGSSSTYGKGTVQRMFSLDEFYSNKELGPLGAIKLTQQKFYRANGGSTQLKGVSSDIVLPDPYYEVAERKDKDALNWDEIPKANYTPWVDPVPVAALKANSDKRLANSEAFRMMNDNIATLKKMDAQDNYSLNYTTYKTEQKNNANALKRYDSVNEKVKELEISSLKVDLDKIGNDTSKLARNKDWLKFRQKDIYLDEAVNVMNDLIGMSASKVQGRLANK; encoded by the coding sequence ATGAGAAGAATGAAAGTGATTATACCAGTAGTGCTGATCACCATCTCGATGGGAGTATTGGCTTTCAGCAAACTGCGTAAAGAAGACCCCCCTGGCAAAAATGAAGTGATCATTGGTCTGGTAGGGCAAATATTAAAAGATGGGCACTATCAGCCGAAGGCTATAGACGATAAATTTTCAAAGGAAGTCTTTGACAAGTTCCTCAAGAACCTTGACAGTGAAAAGAAATTCTTTCTGAAGAGTGATATCGAGAACCTCAAACCATTATCAACTCACATTGATAATGAACTGATGGGTGAACCCCTGGATTGTTTCAATGCAATCAATGATCAGATTAAGAAACGTGTTGCAGAAGCAGCAGCGCTGTATCCGGAAATCCTGGCTAAGCCTTTCGACTTCACCAAAGAAGAAAAGGTAACCCTGGATCCTGATAAGGTAGATTACCCTGCAGATGAGGCAGCCCGCAAAGAAGCATGGCGCAAGGTGCTGAAATATCGTACCCTGGAAAAATACTCCGAACTGGTAGAAGCCCGCGACAAGCAGGACAAGAAAGATACCGCAAAGGCGAAAACCGATGTACAGCTGGAAGCCGACGCCCGTGCGAAGGTGAAGCAGGTATACGATCGCTACTTTGACCGTTTGAAAAACAGACAGGACGACAACGAGCGCTTCAGCACTTATGTAAATAGTATTACCGCTACAATGGATCCGCATACTGACTTCTTCCCTCCTGATGAAAAGAGAGCGTTTGAAGAGCAGATGGCGGGTAAGTTCTTCGGTATTGGTGCACAGCTGCGTGAAGAAGATGGTAAAATCAGGATCGTAAGCATCGTAACAGGTAGTCCAAGCTGGAAAGAAGGGAATCTGAAAGCAAACGATGTGATCCTGAAAGTGGCACAGGGTGACAAAGAGCCACTTGATATTACAGGTTATGCTGTAGAAGATGCCGTAAAAGTGATCAGAGGTGAAAAAGGTACTGTGGTGAAGTTGACTGTAAAGAGCGTAGACGGTACTGTAAAAGATGTTTCAATCGTGCGTGACGAGATCGTACTGGACGAAACATTTGCAAAATCAGCGATTATCGGTGGTCAACATAAAATTGGTTACATCTACCTGCCTGAGTTCTATGCAGATTTCCAGGACAGAAACGGTGCCCGTTGTGCTGAAGATGTAGCGAAGGAAATTACGAAACTGAAAGCTGAAAATGTAGAAGGTATAATCCTTGACCTCCGCTTTAATGGTGGTGGTTCCCTGCAGGATGTAGTGCAGATGGCTGGTCTGTTTATTCCGGATGGTCCGATCGTACAGGTGAAATCCCGTACCGGCGATCCAATGGTACTGCGTGACCGTGATAAGAGTGTACAGTATGGTGGTCCGCTGGCGATCATGGTGAATGAGTACAGTGCTTCTGCTTCCGAAATCATGGCAGCTGCTATGCAGGATTACAAACGTGCGGTGATCATTGGTAGCTCTTCTACTTATGGTAAAGGAACCGTGCAGCGTATGTTTAGCCTGGATGAGTTTTACTCCAACAAGGAGTTAGGTCCGCTGGGTGCGATCAAACTGACACAGCAGAAGTTCTACCGTGCAAATGGAGGTTCTACCCAGCTGAAGGGAGTTTCATCCGACATCGTATTGCCAGATCCATATTATGAAGTAGCAGAGCGTAAGGATAAAGATGCACTGAACTGGGATGAAATTCCCAAGGCAAATTACACACCTTGGGTAGACCCGGTTCCGGTAGCTGCGCTGAAAGCAAATAGCGACAAGCGCCTGGCGAACAGCGAAGCGTTCAGGATGATGAATGACAATATCGCTACCCTGAAGAAGATGGATGCACAGGACAATTATTCTCTGAACTATACGACTTACAAAACCGAGCAGAAGAATAATGCGAATGCGCTGAAACGCTATGATTCAGTAAATGAGAAAGTGAAAGAACTGGAGATTTCCAGTCTGAAGGTAGACCTGGACAAGATCGGTAATGATACTTCTAAACTGGCCCGTAATAAGGATTGGTTGAAGTTCAGACAGAAGGATATTTACCTGGATGAAGCGGTGAATGTGATGAATGATCTGATTGGAATGAGTGCTTCTAAAGTACAGGGTAGATTGGCTAATAAGTAA
- a CDS encoding KdsC family phosphatase, with amino-acid sequence MNVLSLFKPITTFVFDVDGVLTDGTVQLLPNGEQSRRMNIKDGYALQLAVKKGYRIAIISGGRSESVVSRLQGLGIKDIYTGITDKQEKLQDYVFENDLQWEQVIFMGDDIPDYRAMQLVGLPVCPADAVPEIKSISRYISPVNGGNGCVREVIEKVLKLNGHWTIDEEIASR; translated from the coding sequence ATGAACGTTTTATCTCTTTTTAAGCCCATCACCACTTTTGTGTTTGATGTAGATGGCGTGCTCACAGATGGTACTGTTCAATTATTACCAAATGGGGAGCAATCGCGTAGAATGAACATTAAAGATGGGTATGCTTTGCAGCTGGCCGTAAAGAAAGGTTACCGTATCGCCATCATATCTGGTGGACGATCTGAAAGTGTGGTAAGCCGGCTTCAGGGATTAGGAATAAAAGATATTTATACCGGCATTACCGATAAGCAGGAAAAGCTGCAGGATTATGTATTCGAGAATGACCTGCAATGGGAGCAGGTCATTTTTATGGGAGACGATATCCCGGATTACCGTGCTATGCAATTGGTAGGGTTGCCGGTATGTCCGGCCGACGCTGTCCCCGAAATCAAAAGTATATCCCGTTATATCTCACCAGTAAATGGTGGTAATGGCTGTGTGAGGGAAGTAATCGAGAAGGTGCTGAAACTTAACGGGCACTGGACGATAGACGAAGAAATAGCCAGCCGCTGA
- a CDS encoding geranylgeranylglycerol-phosphate geranylgeranyltransferase: MKLLTAFFKLVRYPNLIYIALTQYLLQYCVVAPILHYNGVEPSLSVASFCLLSLSTVLIAAAGYIINDYFDINIDIINKPDKMVLDKVINRRWAMAWHTIFNLAGVSIGFIAAWKIGQIYLGFTQVLCSLLLWFYSTSFKRQALIGNVVISLLTALAVVVVGFYEKQIYESFEAIMSPEGRKLIQIIGIYAVFAFVISLVREIVKDLEDVIGDSKDGCRTIPIVWGVEPAKKICYGLLLGLQVLIVVVEIRVALIGWYIAIAYLVIFVQAPCYYIYSLLKKAHLPEHYHKVSSLVKLVMLSGILSMVFFKLFL; encoded by the coding sequence ATGAAGTTACTGACAGCTTTTTTTAAACTGGTACGGTATCCGAACCTTATTTATATAGCACTCACGCAATATTTACTACAATACTGTGTAGTAGCGCCTATACTTCATTATAATGGCGTGGAACCTTCTTTGTCCGTGGCATCTTTCTGCCTGCTGAGTTTATCGACAGTGCTGATCGCTGCTGCCGGTTATATTATTAATGACTATTTCGATATTAATATTGATATCATCAATAAGCCTGACAAAATGGTGCTGGACAAGGTGATCAACCGTCGCTGGGCCATGGCCTGGCACACCATTTTTAACCTGGCTGGAGTGAGTATTGGTTTTATTGCTGCATGGAAGATTGGTCAGATCTACCTGGGCTTTACACAGGTACTGTGTTCCCTGCTGCTGTGGTTTTATTCTACTTCCTTCAAGCGTCAGGCACTGATCGGCAATGTCGTTATCTCCCTGCTCACAGCGTTGGCTGTGGTAGTGGTAGGCTTTTATGAGAAACAGATCTATGAAAGCTTTGAAGCCATCATGTCTCCCGAAGGAAGAAAGCTGATACAGATAATCGGTATTTATGCAGTGTTCGCTTTTGTGATTTCGCTGGTAAGGGAAATTGTAAAAGACCTGGAAGATGTAATCGGCGACAGCAAAGATGGTTGTCGCACGATTCCCATTGTATGGGGTGTGGAACCAGCTAAGAAAATATGCTATGGATTACTGCTGGGATTGCAGGTGCTGATTGTAGTAGTTGAAATAAGAGTAGCGCTGATAGGCTGGTATATTGCGATTGCCTACCTGGTGATTTTCGTACAGGCGCCTTGTTATTATATTTATTCTTTACTGAAAAAAGCACATCTGCCGGAGCATTATCACAAAGTGAGTTCCCTGGTAAAACTAGTGATGCTGTCAGGTATTCTGTCGATGGTCTTCTTTAAATTATTCCTCTGA
- a CDS encoding transglutaminase-like domain-containing protein, with translation MHETKEINALFHLLDDPDQEVYDTVASKILLFGKEIIPNLENLWENTVDESIQERIEQLIHRVHYMDLQMALQQWNKAEIPDLLQGAILVARYQFPDMQTNSVLNEIEKIKRNIWLELNNYLTPLEQINVLNSMIYNYFGLKGEEVAYVRKNQFFINQVLESKKGNPLTNGIVYQSLCAMLDLPVYAVNIPRQFILAYFDSFYDFSEPANPDDYRILFFIDPIQGQIYSHQDVENYLKRMSLPPTPSYYMPQSNTRVIQFLLEELAKCFQDDKDMYKQEELKNLIRLLSGE, from the coding sequence ATGCACGAGACCAAAGAAATAAATGCTTTGTTCCATCTTCTGGACGATCCGGACCAGGAGGTATATGACACCGTCGCCAGCAAGATATTGTTGTTTGGAAAAGAGATCATTCCAAATCTGGAGAACTTGTGGGAGAATACTGTAGATGAATCTATTCAGGAAAGGATAGAACAACTGATTCACAGAGTTCACTACATGGACCTGCAGATGGCCTTGCAGCAGTGGAATAAGGCCGAAATCCCCGATCTTCTACAGGGAGCCATCCTTGTTGCCCGCTATCAGTTTCCTGATATGCAGACAAATTCCGTCCTCAACGAAATCGAAAAGATCAAGCGTAATATATGGCTGGAGCTCAATAACTACCTCACCCCCCTGGAGCAGATCAATGTGCTGAACAGTATGATCTACAACTACTTCGGGCTGAAAGGAGAAGAGGTAGCCTATGTGCGGAAGAACCAGTTCTTTATCAACCAGGTGCTGGAATCCAAGAAAGGAAATCCGCTTACCAATGGTATCGTTTACCAGAGCCTTTGTGCTATGCTGGACCTGCCTGTGTATGCGGTGAACATCCCAAGACAGTTTATCCTCGCCTATTTTGATAGCTTCTACGATTTTTCAGAGCCGGCCAACCCGGACGATTACAGGATCCTGTTCTTTATTGATCCTATTCAGGGACAGATCTATTCCCACCAGGATGTGGAAAACTACCTGAAAAGAATGTCCCTCCCTCCTACACCTTCTTATTACATGCCTCAGTCGAATACGAGGGTTATCCAGTTCTTATTGGAAGAACTGGCTAAATGCTTCCAGGATGACAAGGACATGTACAAGCAGGAGGAATTAAAGAATTTGATACGATTATTGAGCGGCGAATAA
- a CDS encoding MFS transporter, which translates to MDTSANTNSKNDPYASLRLPEFNYYLIIRFALVFALTMQFIIIEWKVNLLSNHDPFALGLIGLAEVIPAVLLAPFAGHIVDKREKRSILLKCVIAYVIIGTGLFFLTWDKIVEGFDTHQVLMCIYGLVFCGGIVRAFVSPANFSLQGLIVPRTLYANASTWASSAWQIGSMAGPALGGLLVYAIGVHWSMLLVVAIFLLPLFSLIMIKPKPVHYAAKGETFVDGLTKGMRFVWNTKVVLNAMALDMFAVLFGGAVAMLPVFASDVLHAGALEFGLLRAAVAVGSLMTMFILAYKPLVHKPGIKLLAAVFGFGICIIIFGLSRNFYLSFIALLLSGTLDAISVIIRQTILQLKTPDEMRGRVAAVSSMFVGSSNELGAFESGFMARMMGLVPSVVFGGCVTLGVVITTYIISPAMRKLDLKA; encoded by the coding sequence GTGGATACTTCGGCTAACACAAACAGTAAGAACGACCCTTACGCTTCACTTCGTCTTCCTGAATTTAACTACTACTTAATTATTCGGTTCGCACTCGTCTTTGCTCTTACAATGCAGTTTATTATCATAGAGTGGAAGGTGAATCTCCTCTCTAATCATGATCCTTTTGCCCTTGGTCTCATAGGCCTTGCCGAGGTCATCCCGGCAGTACTATTAGCACCTTTTGCCGGGCACATTGTGGATAAGAGAGAGAAAAGGAGCATCCTGCTCAAATGCGTGATTGCTTACGTCATTATTGGTACAGGACTATTCTTCCTCACATGGGATAAGATCGTGGAAGGGTTTGATACCCACCAGGTACTGATGTGTATTTATGGACTGGTATTCTGCGGAGGTATAGTACGTGCCTTTGTAAGTCCGGCCAATTTCTCTTTACAAGGTCTGATCGTACCCCGTACGTTATATGCCAATGCCTCTACCTGGGCCAGCAGCGCCTGGCAGATAGGTAGTATGGCAGGCCCTGCACTGGGTGGCTTGCTGGTGTATGCTATTGGTGTACACTGGTCTATGCTGCTGGTGGTGGCTATTTTCCTGCTGCCGCTGTTCAGCCTGATCATGATCAAACCTAAACCAGTACACTATGCGGCCAAAGGTGAAACTTTTGTAGATGGATTGACCAAAGGGATGCGCTTTGTATGGAATACCAAGGTGGTATTAAATGCCATGGCGCTGGATATGTTTGCTGTATTGTTTGGGGGTGCGGTAGCCATGCTGCCGGTATTTGCCTCAGATGTATTGCATGCAGGTGCGCTGGAATTCGGTTTGCTTCGCGCTGCTGTTGCAGTTGGTTCGCTGATGACCATGTTTATACTGGCTTACAAACCATTGGTGCATAAACCGGGTATCAAACTGCTGGCGGCAGTCTTCGGATTCGGTATCTGTATTATCATATTCGGTTTGTCCAGGAACTTCTATCTCTCCTTCATTGCATTGCTATTGAGTGGTACGCTGGATGCGATCAGTGTAATCATCCGTCAAACGATCCTGCAATTGAAAACACCTGATGAGATGAGAGGCCGTGTAGCTGCGGTGAGCTCTATGTTTGTCGGTTCTTCCAATGAACTGGGGGCCTTCGAAAGCGGGTTTATGGCCAGGATGATGGGGCTGGTACCATCTGTCGTGTTTGGTGGATGTGTGACACTTGGAGTCGTTATTACAACTTATATCATTTCGCCGGCCATGCGCAAGCTGGACCTGAAAGCATAA
- the topA gene encoding type I DNA topoisomerase, with protein sequence MAKNLVIVESPAKAKTIEKILGSDFEVISCFGHIRDLEKDDMGIDINNNFKPKYIIPDDKEKVVKDLKKLAKTTEEVWLATDEDREGEAISWHLCEVLGLDPEVTKRIVFHEITKPAIEKAVQQPRLLNMNLVNAQQARRILDRIVGFELSPVLWRKMSMRNHLSAGRVQSVAVRLIVEREREINGFTAVSSFKVEAFFISKDLNGKNITFKAEGPTRFKTAEDAEKFLQQCVGAAYTVKDIQVKPGKKSPAAPFTTSTLQQEASRKLGYSVSKTMLLAQKLYESGKITYMRTDSVNLSDTALGDIQKAITTNYGERYHQHRKFKNKNESAQEAHEAIRPTYMENASVDDSDTRKLYELIWKRTIASQMSDAELEKTIAKIDISTNHDELTASGEVLKFDGFLKVYMEGRDDEDVSEDDEQDGSLPPLALKQVLDLKEMKATERFTRPAPRYTEASLVKKLEELGIGRPSTYAPTITTIQKRNYVEKRDKEGVKRDFRILTLKDDTLTKVTDAENTGAEKSKLFPTDLGMIVTDFLSQYFGNVMDYGFTAKIEEEFDEVAHGKKIWNKMLNEFYTPFHKDVENTLENAERVKGERQLGTEESTGKPIVARMGRYGPMVQIGKAEDEEKPRFAKLKATQSIETISLDEAMELFKLPRNLGKFEEEDVTVNIGRFGPYAAHDKKFYSLKKEMDPYTVELDEIAPLIVEKRTAKDERTIKVFEKEKIQILKGPYGPYIKQGLRNFKIPKEKIDTAADITVEEAKAIIEDVKANPPKKKAPPRKKKAE encoded by the coding sequence ATGGCAAAAAATCTAGTAATTGTTGAGTCTCCGGCCAAAGCCAAGACGATTGAAAAAATACTGGGCAGCGACTTCGAGGTCATATCCTGCTTTGGTCACATCCGTGACCTGGAGAAGGATGATATGGGCATTGATATCAACAATAACTTCAAACCTAAGTATATAATCCCCGATGACAAGGAAAAGGTAGTGAAGGACCTGAAGAAGCTGGCCAAAACAACCGAAGAGGTTTGGTTAGCAACGGATGAGGACCGTGAGGGGGAGGCCATCAGCTGGCATTTATGTGAAGTACTGGGGTTAGACCCGGAAGTTACAAAACGTATTGTTTTCCACGAGATTACGAAGCCCGCCATTGAAAAAGCCGTGCAACAGCCCCGCCTACTCAACATGAACCTGGTAAATGCGCAACAAGCCAGACGTATCCTGGATAGGATCGTAGGTTTTGAGCTGTCACCGGTGCTCTGGCGTAAAATGAGTATGCGTAACCACCTCTCTGCAGGTCGCGTGCAATCCGTAGCGGTAAGACTGATCGTGGAAAGGGAAAGAGAGATCAACGGCTTTACTGCTGTAAGCAGCTTTAAAGTAGAAGCTTTCTTCATTTCTAAAGACCTGAATGGTAAGAACATTACCTTCAAGGCCGAAGGACCTACCCGGTTCAAAACCGCAGAAGATGCGGAGAAATTCCTACAGCAATGTGTCGGTGCTGCTTACACCGTAAAAGATATCCAGGTAAAACCCGGCAAGAAATCTCCTGCCGCTCCCTTTACCACTTCTACCCTTCAGCAGGAAGCCAGCCGTAAACTCGGCTACAGCGTGTCTAAAACCATGCTGCTGGCACAAAAACTGTATGAAAGTGGTAAGATCACCTACATGCGTACTGACTCAGTTAACCTGTCAGATACCGCGTTAGGGGATATCCAGAAAGCAATTACAACTAACTACGGGGAGCGCTACCACCAGCACCGCAAGTTCAAAAATAAGAACGAGTCTGCCCAGGAAGCGCACGAAGCCATCCGCCCGACCTACATGGAGAATGCTTCTGTAGACGACAGCGATACCCGTAAACTGTATGAGCTGATCTGGAAACGTACTATCGCCAGCCAGATGAGCGATGCAGAACTCGAAAAAACAATCGCCAAGATCGATATCTCTACCAACCACGATGAGCTGACTGCCAGCGGTGAAGTACTTAAATTCGATGGCTTCCTGAAAGTATATATGGAAGGCCGCGATGATGAAGATGTAAGTGAAGATGACGAACAGGATGGTTCCCTGCCACCACTCGCTCTGAAACAAGTACTGGACCTGAAGGAAATGAAAGCGACAGAACGCTTTACCCGCCCTGCCCCCCGCTATACGGAAGCAAGCCTGGTAAAGAAACTGGAAGAACTGGGCATAGGCCGACCTTCGACCTACGCACCAACCATTACCACCATTCAGAAGCGTAACTATGTGGAAAAACGTGATAAAGAAGGTGTGAAAAGAGACTTCCGCATTCTGACGCTGAAAGATGACACACTCACTAAAGTAACAGACGCTGAAAATACCGGTGCCGAAAAATCCAAACTGTTCCCGACAGATCTGGGTATGATCGTTACCGACTTCCTGAGCCAATACTTCGGAAATGTAATGGACTACGGCTTCACCGCCAAAATCGAAGAAGAGTTTGACGAGGTGGCACATGGTAAGAAGATCTGGAACAAGATGCTGAATGAGTTCTATACTCCTTTCCACAAGGATGTGGAAAACACCCTGGAAAATGCTGAAAGGGTGAAAGGAGAAAGACAACTAGGTACCGAAGAATCTACCGGCAAACCTATCGTAGCACGTATGGGACGTTATGGTCCAATGGTGCAGATCGGCAAGGCAGAAGATGAGGAGAAACCACGCTTTGCAAAATTAAAGGCAACACAAAGCATCGAAACCATTTCTTTAGATGAAGCAATGGAGCTGTTCAAACTTCCCCGCAATTTGGGTAAATTTGAAGAAGAAGATGTAACGGTGAATATAGGCCGGTTCGGTCCATATGCAGCACACGATAAGAAGTTCTATTCCCTGAAAAAGGAAATGGACCCTTACACAGTGGAACTCGACGAAATAGCCCCGCTGATCGTAGAAAAACGTACTGCAAAAGATGAACGTACCATCAAAGTATTTGAAAAAGAAAAAATCCAGATACTCAAAGGTCCCTATGGTCCGTATATTAAACAAGGCTTAAGGAATTTCAAAATACCAAAGGAGAAGATCGATACCGCTGCGGATATTACGGTGGAGGAAGCAAAAGCTATCATTGAAGATGTGAAAGCTAACCCTCCTAAGAAAAAAGCACCTCCTAGAAAGAAAAAAGCCGAATAA
- a CDS encoding Rossmann-like and DUF2520 domain-containing protein: MNIVIIGAGNIAHCFGTQLKIHGHQILQVISRKKENAQILAENLHASASDDLLDINMEGDIYLLAVSDSAIPELNDELRLGKRIVLHTAGAVPLDAIRRISTHTGVMYPLQSIRKEVKNYPVIPLLLEASNDEVMRRLQSIAQSISSQTEVVSSEQRLQLHLGAVLANNFTNHLIVRAKQFCEQKGLDFSLLQPIIRETFDRFEKFAPETVQTGPAMRKDEETMSKHRALMQDQPHLQEIYKVMSDSIYDFYNA, from the coding sequence ATGAACATAGTAATTATTGGCGCGGGAAATATTGCGCATTGTTTCGGTACACAATTAAAAATACACGGACACCAGATTTTACAGGTTATTAGCCGTAAGAAAGAAAATGCTCAGATATTAGCAGAGAATTTACATGCATCGGCTAGTGATGACCTCCTGGATATCAATATGGAGGGAGACATTTATTTATTGGCAGTGAGTGATTCAGCCATTCCGGAACTCAATGACGAGCTCCGTCTGGGCAAAAGAATCGTATTGCATACGGCAGGGGCCGTACCTCTGGATGCCATCAGGCGAATCTCTACCCATACCGGGGTGATGTATCCTTTACAATCTATTCGTAAGGAGGTAAAAAATTATCCTGTGATCCCTCTTTTGCTGGAAGCCAGTAACGACGAGGTGATGCGCAGACTGCAATCCATCGCTCAGAGCATTTCGTCTCAGACTGAGGTAGTTAGCTCCGAACAGCGGCTTCAATTACATCTGGGCGCGGTACTTGCTAATAATTTTACTAATCACCTGATCGTGAGGGCAAAACAGTTTTGTGAACAAAAGGGATTGGACTTCAGTTTGCTTCAGCCCATCATCAGGGAAACTTTTGACAGGTTTGAAAAGTTCGCTCCTGAAACGGTGCAGACAGGCCCTGCCATGAGAAAGGATGAGGAGACGATGTCTAAACACAGAGCTTTGATGCAGGATCAGCCACACCTGCAAGAAATTTATAAGGTGATGTCAGACAGCATTTATGATTTCTATAATGCCTGA
- a CDS encoding YkgJ family cysteine cluster protein — MDESLNNWKQRATEQQKANKQFLQKLQTKKGRGVEKLLPDLHEEAFSHIDCLQCAGCCKSISPRFKTPDIKRISKYLGMRESVFIETYLRLDEDGDYVVKSSPCPFLGADNYCSIYDARPGDCENYPYTDSYEFVKRPNTTYLNSTICPAVFYVLEKLRDVVK, encoded by the coding sequence ATGGATGAATCACTAAATAACTGGAAGCAGCGGGCGACTGAGCAGCAAAAAGCCAATAAACAGTTTCTGCAGAAGCTACAGACGAAGAAGGGCAGGGGTGTAGAGAAGCTATTGCCTGACCTGCATGAGGAGGCTTTCAGCCACATCGATTGTCTGCAATGTGCAGGTTGCTGTAAGTCAATCAGCCCAAGGTTCAAAACGCCTGATATCAAGCGTATTTCAAAGTACCTTGGCATGCGGGAATCTGTGTTTATTGAGACTTACCTGCGACTGGATGAAGATGGGGATTATGTGGTAAAAAGCAGTCCCTGTCCGTTTTTGGGTGCAGACAATTATTGCAGCATCTATGATGCAAGGCCGGGAGATTGTGAGAACTATCCTTACACAGACAGCTATGAATTTGTGAAGCGGCCAAATACCACTTACCTGAACAGTACCATCTGCCCTGCAGTATTCTATGTGTTAGAGAAGTTGCGGGACGTAGTGAAGTAA